In one window of Leptospira sp. WS92.C1 DNA:
- a CDS encoding alginate export family protein, with protein sequence MRKILFDFIFVSVLIFPFGLFAQTTTNADLKTPAPEKPTESSAVPKPATDPENLDNYVSPMKAGGLTSEYTRHMFLEPDLSKKVNLSQKMWLNDWIRIGVYIRPRYESRNNLNFDKSNHAYTDRVMQTSALYFLMDPSQYVAFKVTVQDTRVWGGESPANVGDIRSGFFSNTPTLSSDPNVPGRQNNSIAPNNTSIREAFVMLKKLPLNGKVQIGRQIWAYGDQRMIGGANWTINGLSFDGARFMFDYEKFSSHFFAARPYWTQSGVNGVLSSNDPKFNSTAGNPNPSASQSDTTLFGTYNSFNILNEVVLDIYNINVVKKWIPNTTPVSTVDDVLATNRKRQSDELYTTGFRLTNRTVKNNLPQGKAWDWTFENAWQNGYTGQRIHKQFLGYDLPGMIGSAKLADTKTERVKYSGSFHVIQTGYTFAEKLRIGAQYTYASGDNNRADGTSSTFQTLVNPRFGVIPYWNNVAGLSENVDTKNLSSWNANITYKTEKWGTFLATYIINDKAEKNDAWYAINGAANSMAGTSLSSPVATSVNSNGQIATAGSSENYTGNAYTQAYSTGRNIYRELDLTWMYQINDNVSIWMGAGFLIAGNAIKNYRNSPLLYNNITHQFEWNAAALTKQHTSANNANVFFFQVNAAL encoded by the coding sequence ATGAGAAAGATACTTTTCGATTTTATTTTTGTAAGCGTTCTAATTTTTCCGTTTGGGTTGTTCGCGCAAACAACGACGAATGCGGATTTAAAAACTCCCGCGCCGGAAAAACCGACGGAATCTTCCGCCGTTCCCAAACCTGCGACGGATCCGGAGAATTTAGACAATTACGTGTCTCCGATGAAAGCCGGCGGTTTGACCTCGGAATATACACGTCATATGTTCTTAGAACCCGATTTATCAAAGAAGGTCAATCTATCTCAAAAGATGTGGTTGAACGATTGGATTCGAATCGGTGTTTATATAAGACCAAGATATGAATCTCGGAACAATTTAAATTTTGACAAATCCAATCACGCGTATACGGATCGAGTGATGCAGACTTCCGCACTCTATTTTTTAATGGATCCAAGTCAGTATGTTGCTTTCAAAGTAACAGTCCAAGACACGAGGGTATGGGGCGGAGAATCCCCCGCAAACGTCGGAGACATTCGATCGGGCTTTTTTAGCAACACACCGACTTTGAGCAGCGATCCGAATGTTCCGGGCAGACAAAACAATTCCATCGCTCCCAATAACACAAGTATTCGGGAAGCGTTTGTTATGTTAAAAAAACTTCCTCTAAATGGAAAGGTTCAGATTGGTCGACAGATTTGGGCTTACGGTGATCAGAGAATGATCGGCGGCGCAAACTGGACGATTAACGGTCTTTCTTTTGACGGAGCTCGATTCATGTTCGATTACGAGAAGTTCAGCTCTCATTTTTTTGCTGCGAGACCTTATTGGACTCAAAGCGGAGTCAACGGGGTTTTGTCATCCAACGATCCGAAGTTCAATTCGACCGCCGGAAACCCGAATCCTTCCGCGTCCCAATCGGACACTACGCTATTTGGAACTTACAATAGCTTTAATATTCTAAATGAAGTTGTTTTAGATATTTATAATATAAATGTCGTAAAAAAATGGATTCCGAACACGACTCCGGTGTCGACGGTGGACGACGTTCTTGCAACCAATCGTAAAAGGCAGAGTGACGAACTCTATACGACCGGTTTTAGACTTACGAACCGAACCGTAAAAAACAATCTTCCCCAAGGAAAAGCCTGGGATTGGACTTTTGAAAACGCTTGGCAAAACGGTTATACTGGACAGAGAATTCATAAACAATTTTTAGGATATGATCTCCCGGGTATGATCGGTTCCGCAAAACTCGCGGATACAAAAACAGAAAGGGTGAAATACTCAGGTTCGTTTCACGTTATACAAACCGGATATACGTTTGCTGAAAAGTTGCGAATCGGGGCCCAGTATACCTATGCGTCAGGGGATAACAATCGCGCCGATGGAACTTCGTCTACGTTTCAAACATTAGTCAATCCGCGGTTTGGGGTGATTCCCTATTGGAACAATGTCGCCGGTCTTTCGGAAAATGTGGATACTAAAAACCTCAGTTCCTGGAACGCGAACATCACTTATAAAACCGAAAAGTGGGGCACTTTCCTAGCGACTTATATCATCAATGATAAGGCTGAAAAAAACGACGCCTGGTATGCGATCAACGGAGCGGCAAATTCGATGGCGGGAACTTCTCTAAGCTCTCCGGTTGCGACTTCCGTCAACTCGAACGGACAAATTGCAACCGCCGGATCCAGTGAAAACTATACAGGCAATGCTTACACACAGGCTTATTCCACGGGTAGAAACATTTACAGAGAACTGGATCTTACTTGGATGTATCAGATCAATGATAATGTTTCTATATGGATGGGTGCGGGTTTTTTGATCGCGGGAAATGCGATTAAAAATTATAGAAACAGTCCTTTGCTCTATAATAATATTACGCATCAATTTGAATGGAATGCGGCCGCTTTAACAAAGCAACATACATCGGCCAACAATGCGAATGTCTTTTTTTTCCAAGTGAACGCCGCTTTATAG
- a CDS encoding formate hydrogenase, whose product MGTEFSYLILLLIGVVILLENRLKRLVLLLGFQSIFLLLPLFEDSGYNTHSLFLAGMIVLFKVVLTPLILFWTARKTNSVESTFPKVGYIPTFALLLFGALVGFIILGFTKYRFGEVNQMSFLYTFLILYVGMVGFVVRRHWVGVIASFAVFENGTFLLTQILRTGLPLGIEFGSFLDAVFIIGAASTLRMSMKIDLEDEKEEVSA is encoded by the coding sequence ATGGGAACAGAATTTAGTTATTTAATTCTCCTTTTGATAGGAGTCGTGATTCTACTGGAAAACCGTTTGAAAAGATTAGTGCTTTTATTGGGTTTTCAAAGTATCTTTCTTCTTCTCCCTCTTTTCGAAGATAGCGGTTACAATACACACAGTCTTTTTTTAGCGGGGATGATCGTTCTTTTTAAAGTGGTTTTAACTCCGTTGATACTTTTTTGGACGGCGAGAAAAACAAATTCGGTGGAATCCACTTTTCCAAAAGTAGGATACATTCCGACTTTTGCATTGCTTCTGTTTGGGGCATTGGTAGGTTTTATTATATTAGGTTTTACTAAATATCGATTCGGCGAAGTAAACCAAATGTCGTTTTTATACACGTTTCTCATTTTATACGTGGGAATGGTGGGTTTTGTAGTTCGACGTCACTGGGTAGGAGTGATCGCTTCTTTTGCGGTTTTTGAGAATGGAACTTTTCTTTTGACACAGATCTTACGAACCGGTTTGCCTTTAGGAATCGAATTCGGATCTTTTTTGGATGCGGTTTTTATCATCGGTGCAGCTTCAACGCTCAGGATGAGTATGAAGATCGACTTGGAAGATGAAAAAGAGGAGGTATCCGCATGA
- a CDS encoding proton-conducting transporter membrane subunit: protein MVIVSYLVVAVCLIAPFFAGRILGKNFFGPDGPIMIGLSLQFIVGLILSIYVYGYEKQKKSAVLLGYAFFFLSTGFCFFAGKTLWLILFWELSTVSAFLLYQGGKWTSESVKSFIALLLASGVGVFCFTFWIYSPDDDLGRFFLVLGLLVKVEFFGFHFWLPEVHAGAPAHASAAYSGVLVNLPLILFHQFVVPWIGNSIFIKILIPLAGFGVLWAGLSSLFSKDVRKSIAYSTIENTNFLMLCMLLSALWKDSDVDSLRVLSRSFSFLFFVSLIHHSVSKTFQFLSIGYLLKLSGSSNVDHNTGIGRISGLPSSLLCLGTISFLAIPGTTGFITEATFVKLVAGVLEIPGQSAILVLPLLILVSSGLVLGAAGHLRIFLGMILSRPRTNWPENTPPKAIRYSLLLSGILILVVSLGMSGYTLYYAPSKEWLDENWYRGLSSVNFIGLAVILIVGLLGIRTKIVRRKLWDCGGEYKGSDVAIPSNGISDPLYASLGRYFTTEKGNSRLDEAILNGILKVLDMFKTQVNEADEESISINLAFSSATVVVLLFLIIGLKLAEGDLWKLFLNTLTR, encoded by the coding sequence ATGGTCATTGTATCTTACTTAGTCGTCGCAGTCTGTCTTATCGCTCCTTTCTTTGCAGGGAGGATACTCGGTAAGAATTTTTTCGGTCCGGACGGTCCGATTATGATCGGGCTCAGCCTTCAATTTATCGTCGGGTTGATCCTATCGATTTATGTTTACGGATACGAAAAGCAAAAAAAATCCGCGGTTCTATTGGGATACGCGTTTTTTTTTCTCAGTACCGGATTTTGCTTTTTTGCGGGTAAAACATTATGGCTGATTCTATTTTGGGAATTATCAACGGTAAGCGCGTTTCTTTTGTATCAAGGAGGGAAATGGACTTCCGAATCGGTAAAGAGTTTTATCGCACTTCTCCTTGCAAGCGGAGTCGGTGTTTTTTGTTTCACGTTTTGGATCTATTCTCCGGACGATGATCTTGGTAGATTTTTTCTGGTTCTCGGACTTTTGGTTAAGGTTGAATTTTTCGGTTTTCATTTCTGGCTTCCGGAAGTTCACGCGGGCGCTCCAGCACACGCATCGGCTGCATATTCGGGTGTTCTCGTAAATCTTCCCTTGATTCTGTTTCATCAATTTGTTGTTCCGTGGATTGGGAATTCTATTTTTATAAAAATTCTAATCCCTTTGGCCGGGTTCGGTGTTTTATGGGCGGGTTTGAGTTCTTTATTTTCAAAAGACGTAAGAAAGTCGATCGCATACAGCACGATAGAGAATACAAATTTTCTAATGCTTTGTATGTTACTTTCCGCTCTGTGGAAAGACAGCGACGTGGATAGTCTGAGGGTATTGAGCAGATCCTTTTCCTTTCTTTTTTTCGTTTCTCTAATTCATCATAGCGTTAGTAAAACGTTCCAGTTTCTTTCGATTGGTTATCTTCTTAAACTATCAGGATCCTCTAATGTAGATCACAATACGGGAATCGGAAGAATTTCCGGACTACCCTCTTCTTTATTGTGTCTTGGGACCATAAGCTTTTTGGCGATTCCCGGGACAACGGGATTTATCACCGAGGCAACCTTTGTAAAACTCGTCGCAGGAGTTTTGGAAATTCCGGGACAAAGCGCGATTCTTGTTCTTCCGCTTTTGATTTTGGTTTCGTCCGGATTGGTTTTAGGAGCGGCGGGTCATTTGCGAATTTTTTTAGGCATGATTCTTTCAAGACCGAGAACGAATTGGCCTGAGAACACACCTCCCAAAGCGATCCGTTATTCGCTCTTGTTAAGCGGAATTTTGATCCTAGTGGTATCACTCGGTATGTCCGGATATACACTTTACTATGCACCGAGTAAAGAATGGTTGGATGAAAATTGGTATAGGGGGCTTTCGAGCGTAAATTTTATCGGTTTAGCGGTAATCCTGATCGTGGGACTTTTGGGAATTCGAACCAAGATTGTCCGGAGAAAACTTTGGGATTGTGGAGGTGAATACAAAGGTTCCGATGTTGCGATTCCTTCAAATGGAATTTCGGATCCGTTATACGCTTCTTTGGGAAGATATTTCACCACGGAAAAGGGTAATTCAAGATTGGACGAAGCCATTCTGAATGGAATCCTAAAAGTTTTGGATATGTTTAAAACACAGGTCAACGAAGCGGACGAAGAATCGATCTCGATCAATCTTGCTTTTTCATCCGCCACGGTTGTGGTCCTTTTATTTTTGATCATCGGCTTAAAGTTGGCTGAAGGAGATTTATGGAAACTATTCTTAAATACCTTGACTCGGTAA
- a CDS encoding proton-conducting transporter membrane subunit, which produces MSLLILNGIGVVVILLILVAYVLAPTKGQKQIGMWSFLMIVCTALSFAAWNLEGSALQWVLIEATTFTVALLISSSRTSKSFPIAWKFLLINSFGLGLAFLGIIIVTATLHGLEHPVEVLAGQLSEHPENLWIEIGLWLAIFGYSAKLGLFPNHVWVVDTYGDSPSQISALIAAFIPVAVCSALRPFIHMDHQLYPTTFSAAEGLLILGVVTMLQSIIALYQRNDLRMMTAKVALFHSGALGIFLWMDLPDTIFNFVMAGNIVLKSLLFLTMGIVRMDAGKRELSKIFLSESINKKALTLYTAALFLAFVLPGSPIFVSDLLLLNSGWTQGKWFVISVPFLGLVFFGVLIYKTVPLFNLEDRPFPKDFATTLRIRFADSILLFLMVLGIGVWGFYRLLQGEF; this is translated from the coding sequence ATGAGCCTCCTAATCCTAAACGGAATCGGCGTTGTTGTTATTCTTTTAATTTTGGTGGCGTATGTTTTAGCTCCGACCAAAGGTCAGAAACAAATCGGGATGTGGTCTTTTTTGATGATCGTTTGTACGGCATTGAGCTTTGCTGCTTGGAATTTGGAAGGTTCGGCTTTGCAGTGGGTTCTTATCGAAGCGACAACGTTTACGGTAGCTTTGTTGATATCTTCGAGTAGAACTTCAAAATCCTTTCCGATCGCATGGAAATTTCTTTTGATCAATTCGTTTGGATTGGGTTTGGCGTTTCTCGGAATCATAATCGTAACCGCGACGTTACACGGTCTTGAACATCCTGTCGAGGTTCTTGCAGGGCAATTATCCGAGCATCCGGAAAATCTTTGGATCGAAATCGGTCTCTGGCTGGCGATATTCGGATATTCCGCAAAGTTGGGATTGTTTCCGAATCACGTTTGGGTCGTGGACACCTACGGAGACAGTCCGAGTCAGATTTCCGCTTTGATTGCTGCGTTTATCCCGGTAGCGGTTTGTTCGGCGCTTCGTCCCTTTATCCATATGGATCATCAATTGTATCCTACTACTTTCAGCGCTGCGGAAGGTTTGTTGATTCTCGGTGTAGTGACCATGCTTCAGAGCATCATCGCATTGTATCAAAGAAACGATTTGAGAATGATGACAGCCAAGGTTGCTTTATTTCATAGCGGAGCTTTAGGAATTTTTTTATGGATGGATCTTCCCGATACGATTTTCAATTTCGTAATGGCCGGTAATATCGTCTTAAAATCTCTTCTTTTTCTAACGATGGGAATCGTAAGAATGGACGCAGGCAAAAGAGAATTGAGTAAGATTTTTCTTTCGGAATCGATCAACAAAAAAGCTCTTACGCTTTATACGGCAGCTCTTTTTTTAGCCTTTGTTCTTCCGGGATCACCGATCTTTGTGAGTGATCTTTTACTTTTAAACTCGGGTTGGACTCAGGGCAAATGGTTTGTGATTTCGGTACCGTTTTTGGGTCTTGTCTTTTTCGGCGTGCTCATCTATAAAACTGTTCCTTTGTTTAATTTGGAGGACAGGCCGTTTCCAAAAGACTTTGCAACTACCTTACGGATTCGTTTCGCGGATTCAATATTATTGTTTTTAATGGTTTTGGGAATCGGGGTCTGGGGATTTTATCGCCTGCTGCAAGGAGAGTTTTAA
- a CDS encoding NADH-quinone oxidoreductase subunit H, with the protein METILKYLDSVIRVLSFLFLPFLCGGIVLKIRSYAQGRLGPPVLQIFYDVLRMIRKKPVDGPFSGFFTEASPIIALIAGLVVWSLASFEWASFLLIPFLIGIMRFALLAYSVENGTSFAGMGAAREVILYVFCEPVLILVLVVFESHLVFNANFASLAFGGLFLLGTSLVILAELAKPPFDDPRTHLELTMVHEAMLLEASGSRRAFFELAQQLKTSSLFLFVAKMGVYHGEFFLSRSVSKFWLDTVAILGALFVSFCVGYMESNSTRRKWIWVPELLGLNFIFMLFLGILLKLG; encoded by the coding sequence ATGGAAACTATTCTTAAATACCTTGACTCGGTAATTCGAGTTTTATCGTTTTTATTTCTTCCATTTCTTTGCGGCGGAATCGTATTAAAAATTCGCTCTTATGCACAAGGAAGACTCGGGCCTCCCGTTCTTCAGATATTCTACGATGTTCTTAGGATGATTCGCAAAAAACCGGTGGACGGTCCTTTTTCGGGATTTTTTACGGAAGCTTCTCCGATCATCGCATTGATTGCGGGTTTGGTAGTATGGAGTTTGGCGAGTTTTGAATGGGCTTCGTTTCTTTTGATACCTTTTTTGATCGGAATCATGCGATTTGCGTTACTCGCTTATTCCGTTGAAAACGGAACATCCTTCGCGGGAATGGGCGCGGCCAGGGAAGTGATTCTCTATGTCTTTTGTGAACCGGTTTTGATTTTAGTTTTGGTCGTCTTTGAATCGCATCTCGTTTTTAACGCAAACTTTGCAAGTTTGGCCTTCGGCGGTTTATTTTTGCTGGGAACTTCCTTGGTGATATTGGCCGAACTCGCAAAACCGCCGTTTGATGATCCAAGAACTCACTTGGAGCTTACGATGGTTCACGAGGCGATGTTGTTGGAAGCTTCCGGAAGTAGAAGAGCGTTTTTTGAACTTGCTCAACAGCTCAAAACTAGTTCTCTATTTTTGTTCGTTGCGAAAATGGGAGTTTATCACGGTGAATTTTTTCTGAGCCGTTCTGTTTCCAAATTTTGGCTGGATACGGTCGCGATCCTCGGAGCGCTTTTTGTTTCGTTTTGTGTCGGTTATATGGAATCGAACAGCACACGTCGAAAATGGATATGGGTTCCCGAGTTACTCGGTTTAAACTTCATCTTTATGCTTTTTTTGGGCATTCTTCTCAAACTAGGTTGA
- a CDS encoding SulP family inorganic anion transporter translates to MESSNNKTNTTGNTKLVIPQDFFPGLLENWKSDILSGFIIFLIALPLCIGIAIASGAPPMAGILSGIVGGLIVSILGGSYVTINGPAAGLIVIVLGSIETLGHGDLAAGFKYTLAATVIAGALQVLVSFLRAGVLATIFPSAVIHGMLAAIGVIIFLKQFFVAVGYTPATKSIIGLINELPVGLVHPNPQIAIVGLISIIILISIPFLPNARLKKIPGPLVVAVLGIILGIAFQFNTEHTYSFFGGEFLVGPKSLVAIPPSFLEGFTSPDFSKVNTVEFFSQVVAIFLVASLESQLTVAAIDKLDPYRRNSDLNRDLFSKGVGNFILGWIGGLPIIAEVVRSSANINNGARTRWSNFFHGAFLLIFILALPNIARMIPLASLAAILMVTGYRLAIPELKKTWKVGMDQVFLFFITIYFTVADDLLVGIFVGVLAKFAIHVLNIILPKGITLNDFFRIRTESQTKQNGIKIEFHGLAIFLNYISIRKVLYSIPKSQNIQVDLSGVLLVDHSVMENLLSFAEKYKEEGGTFELVGLEKLKPISNHPSSGRKNVAW, encoded by the coding sequence ATGGAATCATCAAACAATAAAACAAACACAACGGGAAATACAAAACTCGTAATTCCTCAAGATTTTTTTCCCGGTCTGCTCGAAAATTGGAAATCGGATATTCTCTCCGGTTTTATTATCTTTTTGATCGCCCTTCCGCTTTGTATCGGAATTGCGATCGCATCCGGAGCTCCGCCGATGGCCGGAATTCTTTCCGGTATCGTAGGCGGCCTGATCGTATCGATCTTAGGCGGGTCCTATGTCACGATCAATGGTCCGGCAGCGGGATTAATCGTCATCGTGCTCGGCTCCATTGAAACATTGGGGCATGGGGATTTGGCGGCGGGATTCAAATATACTCTTGCTGCAACTGTGATCGCCGGTGCGCTTCAAGTTCTCGTTAGTTTTTTGAGAGCGGGGGTCTTAGCTACGATCTTTCCTTCGGCGGTCATTCACGGGATGCTTGCCGCAATCGGAGTGATTATCTTTCTAAAACAATTTTTCGTTGCTGTGGGTTATACGCCTGCCACAAAATCGATTATCGGTTTGATCAATGAACTTCCGGTAGGTTTGGTGCATCCAAATCCTCAGATTGCTATCGTTGGATTGATCAGCATTATCATTCTGATCAGCATCCCTTTTTTACCGAATGCAAGGCTCAAAAAAATTCCAGGGCCGTTGGTGGTGGCGGTTTTAGGAATTATTTTAGGAATCGCATTTCAGTTTAACACGGAACATACCTATAGTTTTTTCGGAGGCGAGTTTTTAGTCGGACCGAAAAGTTTGGTCGCCATTCCCCCGAGTTTTCTGGAAGGATTTACCTCTCCCGATTTTAGTAAGGTCAATACTGTCGAATTCTTTTCTCAAGTAGTTGCAATCTTTTTAGTTGCGAGTTTGGAATCACAACTAACGGTAGCGGCGATCGACAAGCTCGATCCTTATAGAAGAAATTCCGATCTCAATCGGGATCTTTTTTCCAAAGGTGTGGGGAACTTTATCCTGGGATGGATCGGTGGTTTGCCGATCATCGCGGAAGTTGTAAGAAGTTCTGCGAATATAAATAACGGTGCGCGGACTCGGTGGTCCAATTTTTTTCACGGAGCTTTTCTTTTGATTTTCATTCTCGCGTTGCCAAACATCGCCAGAATGATTCCGTTAGCGTCCTTAGCGGCTATCCTAATGGTGACAGGATATAGACTTGCAATTCCTGAGTTGAAAAAAACTTGGAAAGTGGGAATGGATCAGGTATTTCTCTTTTTCATAACCATCTATTTCACCGTCGCTGACGATTTGTTGGTCGGTATTTTTGTCGGTGTGCTCGCTAAGTTTGCGATTCACGTTTTGAATATCATCCTTCCAAAGGGGATTACTCTAAACGATTTTTTTAGGATTAGAACCGAATCTCAAACAAAACAAAACGGAATCAAAATCGAGTTTCACGGCTTAGCCATATTTTTGAATTACATTTCTATTAGAAAAGTATTGTATTCTATTCCAAAAAGCCAAAATATACAAGTTGATTTATCGGGAGTTTTGCTGGTCGACCATTCAGTGATGGAAAACCTGCTCTCGTTTGCTGAAAAATATAAGGAAGAAGGCGGAACATTCGAGCTGGTCGGATTGGAAAAATTAAAACCGATTTCGAATCATCCTTCCTCCGGAAGAAAGAACGTAGCTTGGTGA
- a CDS encoding metal (Ni/Fe) hydrogenase large subunit, producing the protein MRTVTGLYPRKGKKGYHRFWLTPEGVEREVIEHSEKEVIEDSANPIWILKHSLGSDQGEEDYSDFDFEKYVVADRKTDLEKFVTKKGIKDLLYKGLKVPVPASHYSHAVGPIHAGIIEPGHFRFIVKGEVIQNLDIRLGFQKRGLLDLIKGKGYKDSLPYAEVISGDSTIAYGIAFSRIFEEAHKIEVPQEIDFARLIFLELERIATHIGDLGGLAEDIGYYPLHGVCSLQRGVPLGVMEALTGNRFGRGSLAPGKIFLRRGLTKEKLVELAQRIRSVTADVSAHFERAAYASTNRERLQSCGVVRQKQVKHLGFIGMVEKCTGLNRDLRAVEKSYTLSSPINLELNRNHMRGDAWSRFYIRYEELKNSGNWLAEAIPKLESAVALKTEKTTHSKTVKKGTYYSAVEGWRGPVLVSLDLDPDGIIEDVYIRDPSVPNWHALELAVRGEFIGDFPMNNKSFNLSYVGVDL; encoded by the coding sequence ATGCGAACAGTAACCGGTCTATATCCGAGAAAAGGTAAAAAGGGTTATCATAGATTTTGGCTTACACCAGAGGGAGTCGAAAGAGAAGTGATCGAACATTCTGAAAAAGAAGTGATCGAAGATTCCGCAAACCCGATTTGGATTTTAAAACATTCTTTGGGATCGGATCAAGGAGAAGAGGATTATTCTGACTTTGATTTTGAAAAGTATGTCGTCGCGGATCGTAAAACGGATCTTGAGAAATTTGTAACAAAAAAAGGAATTAAGGATTTATTATATAAGGGTTTGAAAGTTCCGGTTCCGGCAAGTCATTATTCGCATGCAGTAGGACCGATTCATGCGGGAATTATAGAACCGGGTCATTTCCGTTTTATAGTAAAAGGGGAAGTGATCCAGAATTTGGACATTCGCCTCGGTTTTCAAAAACGCGGTTTGTTAGATTTGATCAAAGGAAAAGGGTATAAAGATTCGCTTCCTTATGCGGAGGTGATTTCCGGGGACAGCACGATCGCTTATGGAATCGCATTCTCGCGTATCTTTGAAGAAGCTCATAAGATCGAAGTTCCGCAGGAAATCGATTTTGCAAGACTGATATTTTTAGAGCTGGAAAGAATCGCGACTCATATCGGCGATTTAGGTGGATTAGCGGAAGATATCGGCTATTATCCTCTTCACGGGGTCTGTTCTCTTCAAAGAGGGGTTCCTTTGGGAGTGATGGAAGCTTTAACCGGCAATCGTTTTGGAAGAGGCTCTTTGGCTCCAGGAAAGATTTTTTTAAGACGAGGATTGACAAAGGAAAAACTCGTAGAACTTGCGCAAAGAATCCGTTCGGTTACGGCTGACGTATCCGCTCATTTTGAAAGAGCGGCTTACGCGTCTACGAACCGGGAACGACTTCAATCCTGCGGAGTGGTTCGTCAGAAACAAGTCAAACATCTCGGTTTTATCGGAATGGTAGAAAAATGCACCGGACTCAATCGAGATCTGCGTGCCGTAGAAAAATCGTATACGTTGAGCTCTCCGATCAATCTTGAATTAAATCGAAATCACATGAGAGGAGACGCGTGGTCGCGGTTTTATATTCGTTACGAAGAGTTGAAAAACAGCGGTAATTGGCTGGCAGAAGCGATTCCAAAATTAGAATCGGCGGTTGCTTTAAAAACAGAAAAGACAACACATTCAAAAACCGTAAAAAAAGGAACTTATTACTCGGCCGTAGAAGGTTGGAGAGGACCCGTTTTGGTTTCTCTGGATTTGGATCCGGATGGGATCATTGAAGACGTTTATATCAGGGATCCTTCGGTTCCAAACTGGCACGCGCTTGAATTGGCGGTTCGGGGGGAATTTATCGGTGATTTTCCTATGAATAACAAATCCTTTAATCTGAGCTACGTAGGGGTAGACTTATGA
- a CDS encoding 4Fe-4S dicluster domain-containing protein, protein MKIIYEILNILRRAKTMNYEKVSPINVNSRGIPIPTLTSGESCLSCKSCEQICPTHSLKIHSKDTMSFDYGACLQCGRCSEVCSNGKIIDSGFVHVYSVDREVLKVTYRNGIPEEKSETISEEVKQFRKITAKTGFQYREVAAGGNNTTEAELNASFNALFDSEASQIRVVASPKHADALVYSGPVGPNMEGPLNTAWETMPSPKALVACGTEAISGGLFQLGKRPKEPDLFIGGDPPRPDVLISAFRYLMGIREFSFRTELFKYVQNLKK, encoded by the coding sequence ATGAAAATCATATATGAAATATTGAATATACTTCGTCGTGCAAAAACGATGAACTATGAAAAGGTATCTCCGATCAATGTAAATTCCCGCGGAATTCCGATCCCAACGCTGACTTCGGGCGAATCTTGTCTATCCTGTAAATCCTGCGAACAAATCTGCCCGACTCATTCCCTTAAAATCCATTCCAAGGATACGATGAGTTTTGATTACGGAGCTTGTCTTCAGTGCGGTAGATGTTCCGAGGTTTGCTCCAACGGAAAGATCATCGATTCGGGATTTGTCCATGTTTATTCCGTAGATCGGGAGGTTCTCAAAGTGACTTATAGGAACGGGATTCCCGAAGAAAAATCGGAAACGATCTCCGAGGAAGTAAAACAATTTCGGAAGATCACGGCCAAAACTGGTTTTCAGTATAGAGAGGTTGCTGCCGGCGGAAATAATACGACAGAAGCGGAGCTTAACGCGAGTTTTAACGCACTCTTTGACAGCGAGGCGAGTCAGATTCGAGTGGTTGCTTCTCCAAAACACGCGGATGCACTCGTATATTCCGGACCGGTCGGTCCGAATATGGAAGGCCCTTTGAACACTGCTTGGGAAACGATGCCGTCTCCAAAAGCGTTAGTCGCGTGCGGAACGGAGGCGATCTCTGGAGGATTGTTTCAACTTGGAAAACGTCCCAAGGAGCCGGATCTGTTTATTGGAGGAGACCCTCCTCGGCCGGATGTGTTGATCTCCGCATTTCGTTATTTGATGGGAATCCGCGAATTTTCATTTAGAACGGAATTATTCAAATACGTTCAAAACTTAA